Proteins from a single region of Centropristis striata isolate RG_2023a ecotype Rhode Island chromosome 9, C.striata_1.0, whole genome shotgun sequence:
- the LOC131978335 gene encoding phosphatidylinositol 3-kinase regulatory subunit alpha-like, translated as MMASDSFQYRALFEYKRERGDDISLQPGDLLSVSRAWLLAAPGRDHQDGDERSPKGWLHGTNERTKDKGDFPGTFVEYVGVLRVGPPPVAKSWTRPVPPTPGGLQGDLGAAAAASGE; from the coding sequence ATGATGGCGTCCGACAGTTTCCAGTACCGGGCGCTGTTTGAGTACAAGCGGGAGCGCGGGGACGACATCAGCCTGCAGCCCGGGGACCTGCTCAGCGTCTCCAGGGCCTGGCTGCTGGCGGCGCCGGGCCGGGACCACCAGGACGGGGACGAGCGGAGCCCCAAGGGGTGGCTGCACGGCACCAACGAGAGGACCAAGGACAAGGGGGACTTCCCCGGGACCTTTGTGGAGTACGTCGGGGTGCTGAGGGTCGGCCCTCCTCCAGTGGCCAAGTCCTGGACCAGGCCGGTCCCCCCGACCCCCGGGGGCCTGCAGGGAGACctgggagctgctgctgctgcttcaggtgagtga